A stretch of the Actinotalea sp. JY-7876 genome encodes the following:
- a CDS encoding LacI family DNA-binding transcriptional regulator, which translates to MAAGTGRGRRKVGASIEDVAKLAGVSAQTVSRVSTGAEVVRPATRERVLRAMQELGYTPNRAARALRNGSYGTIGLLANRLGRPGEALTTEAVVRAAAAEDYSVTLLTVRDPAADTWQAAAHRLPHQAIDGLIILWGEGATPETLTLPRGMPVAVSDSRFTGHYAGVVADQVQGTRDAVQHLVDLGHRTIHHLAGPATSGAARARAAAWQRTVDEAGLRPPPLVRGDWTAASGYAVGRELAGNPSLTAVFCANDDMAFGLVRALGEAGLRVPQDVSVVGFDGIELSGFSAPPLTTVRQDFTQIGDELVRLVVGQVRHGANAVQDRVLVPTELVVRSSTGPRPVDRD; encoded by the coding sequence GTGGCAGCAGGCACCGGCCGGGGGCGCAGGAAGGTCGGCGCGTCCATCGAGGACGTCGCCAAGCTCGCGGGCGTCTCCGCCCAGACGGTCTCCCGCGTCTCGACGGGTGCCGAGGTGGTCCGCCCGGCGACGCGCGAGCGGGTCCTGCGAGCCATGCAGGAGCTCGGGTACACGCCCAACCGCGCCGCCCGTGCGCTGCGCAACGGCTCGTACGGCACGATCGGCCTGCTCGCGAACCGGCTCGGGCGCCCCGGGGAGGCGCTGACGACCGAGGCGGTCGTGCGCGCGGCCGCGGCCGAGGACTACTCCGTGACGCTGCTGACGGTGCGCGACCCCGCGGCCGACACCTGGCAGGCCGCTGCGCACCGCCTGCCTCACCAGGCGATCGACGGCCTCATCATCCTCTGGGGTGAGGGCGCGACCCCGGAGACCCTCACCCTGCCCCGGGGGATGCCCGTCGCCGTGTCCGACTCCCGCTTCACCGGGCATTACGCGGGGGTGGTCGCCGACCAGGTGCAGGGCACGCGCGACGCCGTCCAGCACCTGGTCGACCTCGGCCACCGCACGATCCACCACCTCGCCGGCCCGGCGACGTCGGGGGCCGCTCGCGCGCGTGCCGCGGCGTGGCAGCGCACCGTCGACGAGGCGGGCCTGCGGCCGCCGCCCCTGGTGCGGGGCGACTGGACCGCCGCCTCGGGCTACGCGGTGGGGCGTGAGCTCGCCGGGAACCCGTCGCTCACCGCGGTGTTCTGCGCGAACGACGACATGGCCTTCGGGCTGGTCCGCGCCCTGGGCGAGGCGGGTCTGCGCGTGCCGCAGGACGTGTCGGTCGTCGGCTTCGACGGGATCGAGCTCAGCGGCTTCTCGGCGCCGCCGCTGACCACCGTGCGCCAGGACTTCACCCAGATCGGGGACGAGCTCGTCCGGCTCGTCGTCGGGCAGGTGCGGCACGGCGCGAATGCCGTCCAGGACCGCGTGCTGGTCCCCACCGAGCTCGTCGTGCGGTCGAGCACCGGGCCGCGGCCGGTCGACCGCGACTAG
- a CDS encoding cupin domain-containing protein: MEVTRSGGSTSAGPADWFTGTVWIDGIRIPDDRSALGCGHVRFAPGARTAWHRHPKGQTLYVTDGIGYVAARGGTVQEIRPGDVVHIAPGEEHWHGATPERFMAHVALQEADADGEVVTWLEHVTDEEYRAGAASRSQG, from the coding sequence ATGGAGGTCACACGCAGCGGCGGCTCGACGAGCGCCGGACCCGCGGACTGGTTCACCGGCACGGTGTGGATCGACGGCATCCGCATCCCGGACGACCGCTCGGCGCTGGGCTGCGGGCACGTGCGGTTCGCCCCCGGCGCGCGCACCGCCTGGCACCGCCACCCCAAGGGCCAGACCCTCTACGTCACCGACGGCATCGGCTACGTCGCGGCGCGGGGCGGCACGGTGCAGGAGATCCGCCCGGGCGACGTCGTCCACATCGCGCCGGGGGAGGAGCACTGGCACGGCGCCACGCCCGAGCGCTTCATGGCCCACGTCGCGCTGCAGGAGGCTGATGCGGACGGCGAGGTGGTGACCTGGCTCGAGCACGTCACCGACGAGGAGTACCGCGCCGGGGCGGCCTCGCGATCGCAGGGCTGA
- a CDS encoding VOC family protein: MDMLANSEITAAGLTDWRKLAQGLHARYLVDDFGAAARFVAAVGEAGDALGHHPSVSIGSGHVDLKLVSDDAVFRDGEGTEHVVEWVTQQDLDLAGRITEIAAEHALAADPASVSVLELGLDTARSATIAPVWAALLTGDAASQGRGSPSDEVRDATGRLPNLWFGDAEESEGQRQRFHVEVYVAPEVADQRIAAAVAAGGTVVDDSQAPSLTVIADQDGNRGIVCVA, from the coding sequence ATGGACATGCTGGCGAACAGCGAGATCACCGCTGCCGGGCTGACCGACTGGCGCAAGCTGGCCCAGGGGCTGCACGCGCGCTACCTGGTCGACGACTTCGGTGCCGCCGCGCGGTTCGTCGCCGCGGTCGGCGAGGCCGGCGACGCGCTCGGGCACCACCCGAGCGTGTCGATCGGCTCGGGGCACGTCGACCTGAAGCTGGTCAGCGACGACGCCGTCTTCCGTGACGGCGAGGGCACCGAGCACGTCGTGGAGTGGGTGACGCAGCAGGACCTCGACCTCGCGGGTCGGATCACCGAGATCGCCGCCGAGCACGCGCTCGCGGCCGACCCGGCCTCGGTGAGCGTCCTCGAGCTCGGGCTCGACACGGCGCGGTCGGCGACCATCGCCCCGGTCTGGGCCGCCCTGCTCACCGGGGACGCCGCGTCCCAGGGGCGCGGGTCGCCCAGCGACGAGGTCCGCGACGCCACGGGTCGGCTGCCGAACCTGTGGTTCGGGGACGCCGAGGAGAGCGAGGGCCAGCGCCAGCGCTTCCACGTCGAGGTCTACGTCGCCCCCGAGGTGGCCGACCAGCGCATCGCCGCCGCCGTGGCCGCGGGAGGGACGGTCGTGGACGACAGCCAGGCGCCGTCGCTCACCGTGATCGCCGACCAGGACGGCAACCGGGGCATCGTCTGCGTCGCCTGA